Proteins encoded within one genomic window of Panicum virgatum strain AP13 chromosome 1N, P.virgatum_v5, whole genome shotgun sequence:
- the LOC120654309 gene encoding uncharacterized protein LOC120654309 encodes MSGRDKDIVWEHGEKFYPGWRCKYCNTQKAGGGATRLKQHLAHRGAEVVHCRNVPPDVREYFQRDIEKARKATAERARERLRREKAAAEGNYPGEEEDEETQLQRALDQSRAEAVYRRGVEQRGGVYEHGGDSGSTRGNPLQRMLRRATSQRESPAVEDYNVASGGRRGMTQQRIDTGSWTQKGRNAKEAIGKAWSKFFHFAGVPGRQADNPYFVSAVRETQKWGEGIASPTGRDIDGKYLDQNEQDLKTRYVKFRKDWPLFGVTLMCDSWTGPTRMSVINFLIYCNGVMWFHKSIDASGRTQDSTYLLREIRKVVDEIGPENVVHIVTDNGSNYKKACKALGEVYEHILWTPCLAHTVNLMLKDIARRPEHSGTIKQCKRISNWLHNHGQLNTMMRNAIGGELVKWNATRFGTNYMFLESIYRKRDCFMQWMASTEFLQSKWADTEDGRFTHSRFSNLEWWDGLKYVIDTVQAIYKFLRFADQDKRPNMCEVVMSYQNTRQELQSFFGNNVSTRDEYLKVMDDRMRDLFIGTYVGPAAVLNPRYSYTMEPTQEMFRGLKDTFERMTDVQSAVQALQELEVFRQKVGEFGSEMAMRMAMDPKTSPSSWWMMFGSSTPKLQYLAMRLVSQYG; translated from the exons atgtcAGGTAGAGATAAAGATATTGTATGGGAACATGGTGAAAAATTTTATCCCGGATGGCGGTGCAAGTATTGTAATACGCAGAaagcaggaggtggtgcgactagattgaaacaacatttggctcaccgcggggcggaggtggtccattgcaggaatgtgccgCCAGATGTGCGGGAGTATTTTCAGCGTGACATTGAGAAGGCTAGGAAGGCAACTGCTGAACGGgctcgagagaggttgagacgggagaaggctgcagcggagggaaactatcccggtgaagaagaagatgaggagactCAGCTGCAGCGTGCCTTGGACCAatcgagagcggaagcagtgtaccgacggggggtggaacagagaggaggtgtaTACGAGCATGGAGGGGatagtggttcgacgagggggaatcCTTTGCAGAGGATGTTGCGTAGGGCAacttcgcagagggagagtcctgCGGTGGAGGATTATAACGTGGCATccggtgggagaagaggaatgaccCAACAAAGaattgatacaggctcctggacgcagaagggtagaaatgcaaaggaagctattggtaaagcttggtcaaagtttttccattttgcgggagtacctggaagacaggctgacaaTCCTTACTTTGTCAGCGCGGTcagggagacacagaagtggg gtgaaggtatcgcatcaccaactggacgggatattgatggcaagtaccttgatcagaacgagcaagacttgaagacgaggtacgtaaagtttcggaaagactggcccttatttggcgtcacgttgatgtgtgattcatggactgggccgacgaggatgagtgtcatcaactttttgatatacTGCAATGGAGTCATGTGGTTCCACAAGTCTATTGATGCGAGTGGAAGAACTCAAGATAGCACATATTTGCTTAGG gagattcgaaaggtggtggacgagattggaccggagaatgtcgtgcaTATAGTCACCGATAATGGCTCGAATTACAAGAAAGCTTGCAAGGCACTAGGAGAGGTGTATGAACACATTCTTTGGacaccttgtctagcacacaccgtcaatttgatgttgaaggatatagctcgaaggccCGAACATTCTGGTACGATCAAGCAATGCAAGCGAATTTCTaattggttacacaatcatggtcagttgaatacaatgatgaggaacgcaatcggtggtgagttggtcaagtggaatgccactcgatttggaaccaaTTACATGTTCTTAGAGAGCATATATCGGAAACGTGATTgtttcatgcagtggatggcatctactgagtttttacaaagcaaatgggcaGATACCGAAGATGGTCGATTTACTCATTCCAGGTTTTCAAATTTGGAGTGGTGGGACGGATTGAAAtatgtcatcgacacagttcaagcaatatacaagttccttcgcttcgctgatcaggacaagCGGCCCAACATGTGCGAAGTCGTGATGTCGTACCAGAATACGAGACAGGAGCTGCAATCTTTCTTTGGAAATAATGTTTCCACTCGGGACGAGTATCTTAAGGTTATGGACGATAGGATGCGTGACCTTTTCATAGGCACGTATGTGGGTCCAG ctgctgtcctaaatccgaggtatTCATACACGATGgaaccaactcaagaaatgttccGTGGACTCAAGGATACTTTTGAGCGCATGACGGATGTCCAGAGCGCCGTGCAGGCATTGCAGGAGCTTGAGgtgtttcggcagaaggttGGCGAGTTTGGCAGTGAAATGGCAATGAGAATGGCGATGGATCcaaagacatccccat cgtcctggtggatgatgttcggatcaagcactccaaagctgcaGTATCTTGCCATGcggcttgtttcacaat atggctga